The following proteins come from a genomic window of Halomarina ordinaria:
- the kynU gene encoding kynureninase, whose translation MVTDTDLAAAREEARRRDEADSLAALRERFHVPDGALYLDGNSLGPLSADAERTLTRVVEEWRERGIRGWTDADPPWFGYAEHLGERLAPLVGADPEEVVGANSTTVNIHTLVGTFYDECEGTPSILVDDLDFPTDHYAIRAQLRHRGLDPDDHLVVVESRDGRTIAEADIERALDEHDVGLVFLPSVLYRSGQLLDLPRITRAAHEHGSLFGFDLAHSVGVVPHDLSAYGVDFAVWCSYKYLNAGPGAVAGLYVNREHFGTTPALAGWWGHEKETQFDMAMTYTPAHGAGAWQTGTVPMLSAAPLEGALDVLEDAGIEAVREKSVALTDFLVDLVDEHLPECDVGTPRDPARRGGHVAVEHPDAARVSRALKARNVVVDFRRPNVVRVCPAPLYVGYEECVEFVAHLRAVLDDREYERVDARDGRVT comes from the coding sequence ATGGTCACCGACACGGACCTCGCGGCGGCCCGCGAGGAGGCCCGCCGACGCGACGAGGCGGACTCACTCGCGGCGCTCCGCGAGCGCTTTCACGTCCCCGACGGCGCGCTCTACCTCGACGGCAACTCGCTCGGCCCGCTCTCCGCGGACGCCGAGCGGACGCTCACGCGCGTCGTCGAGGAGTGGCGCGAGCGGGGAATCCGCGGGTGGACCGACGCCGACCCGCCGTGGTTCGGCTACGCCGAGCACCTCGGCGAGCGCCTCGCGCCGCTGGTCGGCGCCGACCCCGAAGAGGTGGTCGGCGCCAACTCGACGACGGTGAACATCCACACCCTCGTCGGCACGTTCTACGACGAGTGCGAGGGGACGCCCTCGATACTCGTCGACGACCTCGACTTCCCCACCGACCACTACGCCATCCGCGCGCAACTCCGTCACCGAGGACTCGACCCGGACGACCACCTCGTCGTCGTCGAGAGCCGCGACGGGCGCACGATAGCCGAGGCCGACATCGAGCGCGCGCTCGACGAGCACGACGTCGGCCTCGTGTTCCTCCCGAGCGTGCTCTACCGAAGCGGGCAGTTGCTCGACCTCCCGCGCATCACCCGCGCGGCCCACGAGCACGGGTCGCTCTTCGGGTTCGACCTCGCGCACTCCGTCGGCGTCGTCCCGCACGACCTCTCGGCGTACGGCGTCGACTTCGCCGTCTGGTGCAGCTACAAGTACCTCAACGCGGGGCCGGGCGCCGTCGCGGGGCTCTACGTGAACCGCGAGCACTTCGGGACGACGCCCGCGCTCGCCGGCTGGTGGGGCCACGAGAAGGAGACGCAGTTCGACATGGCGATGACCTACACCCCGGCGCACGGCGCCGGCGCGTGGCAGACCGGCACGGTCCCGATGCTCAGCGCCGCCCCGCTGGAGGGCGCCCTCGACGTCCTCGAGGACGCCGGCATCGAAGCCGTCCGCGAGAAGTCCGTCGCCCTCACCGACTTCCTCGTCGACCTCGTCGACGAACACCTCCCCGAGTGCGACGTCGGGACGCCGCGCGACCCGGCACGCCGCGGCGGACACGTCGCCGTCGAGCACCCGGACGCCGCGCGGGTGAGCCGCGCGCTGAAGGCGCGGAACGTCGTCGTCGACTTCCGTCGCCCGAACGTCGTCCGGGTCTGTCCCGCGCCGCTGTACGTCGGCTACGAGGAGTGCGTCGAGTTCGTCGCTCACCTCCGGGCGGTCCTCGACGACCGCGAGTACGAGCGCGTCGACGCACGGGACGGTCGCGTGACCTGA
- a CDS encoding glycosyltransferase family 2 protein, whose amino-acid sequence MSDRITVWSGSVRVEKTLESDVEGGYAVDVRVRSTYDTTLAVRVLDALPDDADPAAVSPASTSDGDVTVTDGGTVRIEGRVAPDASVHYRYTVAGAEVPGVVGAPVVDSALPVATERGGSPTPAARPVRPVVGGGMDSVASLPRTNADTGTAEEHPAVGIVATVDEAEAAVEATRRAVAADRDVFVAADRRARDVARLVGALGATVVTPPVPDASVGVLRAALVETARARSYPGIALWPPTESVPTERYAAFADGGFEVEPLDVNESTLTVTLPDRWRDRPASTVCAVPAYNEAETVGDVVRRAARHVDEVLVVDDGSRDDTAERARNAGATVVRHESNYGYGGALGTALAEADRRGDDRLVVVDGDGQHDPDDIPRLLDAQREEAADIVIGSRFADGAETSLPRYRRVGLSVVNGLTNLSMGALRPRSWVRDTQSGFRVYGRRAIRTLAADTTIGDHMDASTDIIYHAHRHDYHIAEVGTTMNYDVDNANSFNPVYHGYVLLRNLLRIIERDRPVVTLGLPGTVAVVSGAVLAYHAAYRTAAGAFVPELVVASALLLVCGGFVLAVAAVGHATNVQRSSPDAPHHPPRPRDDESPERGR is encoded by the coding sequence ATGAGCGACCGAATCACGGTCTGGAGCGGTTCGGTACGCGTCGAGAAGACCCTCGAGTCGGACGTGGAGGGCGGGTACGCCGTCGACGTCCGCGTCCGGTCGACGTACGACACGACGCTCGCGGTGCGCGTCCTCGACGCCCTCCCGGACGACGCCGACCCTGCGGCGGTCAGTCCGGCGAGCACGAGCGACGGCGACGTCACCGTCACCGACGGGGGGACGGTCAGGATCGAGGGCCGCGTCGCCCCCGACGCGAGCGTCCACTACCGGTACACGGTCGCGGGCGCGGAGGTGCCGGGGGTCGTCGGGGCACCGGTCGTCGACAGCGCGCTCCCGGTGGCGACGGAGCGCGGCGGGTCGCCCACCCCGGCCGCTCGACCCGTCCGGCCGGTGGTCGGCGGTGGGATGGATTCCGTCGCGTCGCTCCCTCGGACGAACGCCGACACGGGGACGGCCGAGGAACACCCGGCCGTCGGTATCGTCGCGACGGTCGACGAGGCCGAGGCGGCCGTCGAGGCCACCCGGCGGGCCGTCGCTGCCGACCGCGACGTGTTCGTCGCTGCCGACCGTCGTGCGCGCGACGTGGCGCGACTGGTTGGGGCCCTCGGCGCGACCGTCGTCACCCCGCCGGTCCCGGACGCCTCCGTCGGGGTGCTCCGGGCGGCGCTCGTCGAAACCGCGCGCGCCCGGTCGTACCCCGGTATCGCCCTCTGGCCGCCGACCGAGTCCGTCCCGACGGAACGCTACGCCGCGTTCGCCGACGGCGGGTTCGAGGTGGAGCCCCTCGACGTGAACGAGTCGACACTCACGGTAACGCTGCCCGACAGGTGGCGCGACCGACCCGCGTCGACGGTGTGCGCGGTACCGGCGTACAACGAGGCGGAGACGGTCGGCGACGTCGTTCGCAGGGCGGCGCGCCACGTCGACGAGGTGCTCGTGGTCGACGACGGGAGTCGCGACGACACGGCCGAGCGCGCCCGGAACGCCGGCGCGACGGTCGTCCGCCACGAGTCGAACTACGGCTACGGCGGCGCACTCGGGACCGCGCTCGCGGAGGCCGACCGCCGCGGCGACGACCGGTTGGTCGTCGTCGACGGCGACGGTCAGCACGACCCCGACGACATCCCGCGACTCCTCGACGCCCAGCGCGAGGAGGCGGCCGACATCGTCATCGGGAGCCGGTTCGCCGACGGTGCGGAGACGTCCCTGCCGCGGTACCGGCGGGTGGGCCTCTCGGTCGTCAACGGACTGACCAACCTCAGCATGGGTGCGCTCCGCCCGCGCTCGTGGGTCCGCGACACCCAGAGCGGCTTTCGCGTGTACGGGCGGCGCGCCATCCGGACGCTGGCGGCAGACACCACCATCGGCGACCACATGGACGCCAGCACGGACATCATCTACCACGCCCACCGCCACGACTACCACATCGCCGAGGTCGGGACGACGATGAACTACGACGTGGACAACGCCAACAGTTTCAACCCGGTGTACCACGGCTACGTCCTCCTGCGGAACCTGCTTCGCATCATCGAGCGCGACCGACCCGTCGTCACCCTCGGTCTCCCCGGGACCGTCGCGGTCGTCTCGGGGGCCGTCCTCGCGTACCACGCCGCCTACCGGACCGCCGCCGGCGCGTTCGTCCCCGAACTCGTCGTCGCGTCGGCCCTCCTCCTCGTCTGTGGCGGGTTCGTCCTCGCTGTCGCCGCCGTCGGCCACGCCACGAACGTCCAGCGGTCGTCCCCGGACGCCCCGCACCACCCGCCCCGTCCGAGGGACGACGAGTCGCCCGAGCGGGGACGATGA
- a CDS encoding lipid II:glycine glycyltransferase FemX, which yields MSVQQRGEYEVRVYDAVSKVDPAQWNAVVERSPLGSVFQRHGWLSAIEGAGVEGVRHVVVTKSGAPLGVLPAVVDALPGSFRRLGTPRPGYGGLLVLSDEEQVTEALLDGVERACEDTDAVGHQFTALDPGTTRYERALAERGYRSTVSGCRPVVDLRQGWEAVLDGMSRSRRRAVRTGLDRSFEVTERAPTREALDEFYAGYRRVIDRVGGTAQPRSFFRGLTAVADRVFLPFLTVDGDHAGALLCLLDEEQSTVHYLFSAVEREHFDVNASELLHAHAMRRGIENGFDDYDFGETRADFRDGLFGFKAGFGGRVVPTLTWERGCDPVRWPAFRVGRALYRRFSDGSEG from the coding sequence ATGTCGGTCCAGCAGCGCGGCGAGTACGAGGTCCGGGTGTACGACGCCGTCTCGAAGGTCGACCCGGCGCAGTGGAACGCCGTCGTCGAACGGTCGCCCCTCGGGTCGGTGTTCCAGCGCCACGGCTGGCTCTCGGCCATCGAGGGCGCCGGCGTCGAGGGGGTCCGCCACGTCGTCGTCACGAAGTCGGGCGCGCCGCTCGGCGTCCTCCCGGCCGTGGTCGACGCGCTCCCCGGTTCGTTCCGCCGACTCGGGACGCCACGCCCCGGTTACGGCGGCCTCCTCGTCCTCTCGGACGAGGAGCAAGTGACCGAGGCCCTGCTCGACGGCGTCGAACGCGCCTGTGAGGACACCGACGCCGTCGGCCACCAGTTCACCGCCCTCGACCCGGGGACGACTCGGTACGAACGCGCGCTCGCCGAGCGGGGCTATCGCTCGACGGTCAGCGGCTGTCGTCCCGTCGTCGACCTCCGGCAGGGGTGGGAGGCGGTCCTCGACGGCATGAGTCGCTCGCGCCGACGCGCGGTCCGGACGGGCCTCGACCGCTCGTTCGAGGTGACCGAGCGCGCCCCCACGCGCGAGGCGCTCGACGAGTTCTACGCCGGCTACCGGCGCGTCATCGACCGGGTGGGTGGGACGGCACAGCCGCGGTCGTTCTTCCGGGGGCTCACCGCCGTCGCGGACCGCGTGTTCCTGCCCTTCCTGACCGTCGACGGGGACCACGCCGGCGCGCTGCTCTGCCTGCTCGACGAGGAGCAGTCGACGGTCCACTACCTCTTCTCGGCCGTCGAGCGCGAGCACTTCGACGTGAACGCCTCGGAACTGCTCCACGCCCACGCGATGCGCCGGGGTATCGAGAACGGGTTCGACGACTACGACTTCGGGGAGACGCGCGCCGACTTCCGCGACGGGCTGTTCGGGTTCAAGGCGGGGTTCGGCGGACGGGTCGTCCCGACGCTCACGTGGGAGCGCGGCTGCGACCCGGTGCGCTGGCCCGCCTTCCGCGTGGGGCGGGCGCTCTACCGGCGGTTCTCGGACGGTTCGGAGGGCTGA
- a CDS encoding glucosamine inositolphosphorylceramide transferase family protein, translated as MTRPLRARLTGSETATRAAWTAGELLHRRLPAFAARARGRGDDDAPRPFDPRRATGPPHAVDPPTHPEPVAGVENPVLTAGDVTDFGRPGFVADPFLLPGEDRWHLFFEVFDRHRTPTAAIAHATSPDGLTWRYDGVVLATDDHIAFPYVFTHDGRYYMLPERWNRETPAPVTLFEATDFPRGWEPCVDVVRPERFLSDCVVFPHEGRWWALAGSDDGRHDLLAYHSETLLAEEWTPHAANPVVEGRPRGARPGGRPLVFEDGVTLVVQDCRARYGHAVRAYDIERLSPAEYADRQRPDSPLVRPTDDALGWNSGAMHHLDAWPVGDRWLCAVDGNVGLGRRLVGADHWALGVSEAPTGR; from the coding sequence GTGACCCGCCCGCTCCGCGCCCGGCTGACCGGTTCCGAGACGGCGACCCGGGCCGCGTGGACGGCCGGCGAACTCCTCCACCGGCGACTGCCCGCGTTCGCGGCCCGCGCGAGGGGGCGAGGGGACGACGACGCCCCGCGACCGTTCGACCCGCGGCGCGCGACCGGACCGCCCCACGCGGTCGACCCGCCGACCCACCCCGAACCCGTCGCCGGCGTCGAGAACCCCGTCCTGACCGCCGGCGACGTCACCGACTTCGGCCGGCCGGGCTTCGTCGCCGACCCGTTCCTCCTGCCGGGCGAGGACCGCTGGCACCTCTTCTTCGAGGTGTTCGACCGCCACCGCACGCCGACGGCGGCCATCGCCCACGCGACGAGTCCCGACGGCCTGACCTGGCGCTACGACGGCGTCGTCCTCGCCACCGACGACCACATCGCCTTCCCCTACGTCTTCACGCACGACGGGCGCTACTACATGCTCCCCGAGCGGTGGAACCGCGAGACGCCGGCGCCCGTGACGCTGTTCGAGGCGACCGACTTCCCCCGCGGCTGGGAACCGTGCGTCGACGTCGTCCGCCCGGAGCGCTTCCTGAGCGACTGCGTCGTCTTCCCCCACGAGGGACGGTGGTGGGCGCTCGCCGGGAGCGACGACGGCCGCCACGACCTGCTCGCCTACCACAGCGAGACGCTCCTCGCCGAGGAGTGGACGCCCCACGCGGCGAACCCCGTCGTCGAGGGGCGCCCGCGCGGGGCGCGTCCGGGGGGACGGCCGCTCGTCTTCGAGGACGGCGTCACGCTCGTCGTCCAGGACTGTCGCGCGCGCTACGGCCACGCCGTCAGGGCGTACGACATCGAGCGGTTGAGTCCTGCCGAGTACGCCGACCGACAGCGTCCCGACTCGCCGCTGGTGCGACCGACGGACGACGCGCTCGGGTGGAACTCGGGCGCGATGCACCATCTCGACGCCTGGCCCGTGGGCGACCGCTGGCTCTGTGCCGTCGACGGCAACGTCGGCCTCGGTCGGCGGCTGGTCGGGGCGGACCACTGGGCGCTCGGGGTGTCCGAGGCGCCGACGGGTCGGTGA
- a CDS encoding GNAT family N-acetyltransferase has product MVDVEVTACSDPEAWDRCVDRTSYATAFHRYDALRALADHSGTRLLALVAREGTEPVGAFPLFVGSLGPFTTVVSPPTSLEVPALGPLRLDHVDCSQRKAEHRNRALVESSLDWVDERVDPDLLDVRAVDRYVDTRPFDWLGFDVEPSYTYVVDLDPGVDALWSAASGDLRTNVRSADEVAHEVRVGGREDVQRVVEQVARRFERQGLSYGLSVEAALDLGDALPEGCLTPYVCTVEGEFAGGLLTVRYGDTVAAWQGGARPDVDVPVNDVLDWHCLEEAVADGYDRYELVGAMEPHLCEYKAKFGPRPAVVPLVRRTSRRFEAAASVYDHLPRGLRAVV; this is encoded by the coding sequence ATGGTAGACGTCGAGGTGACGGCCTGTTCGGACCCCGAGGCGTGGGACCGCTGCGTCGACCGCACCTCCTACGCGACGGCGTTCCACCGCTACGACGCCCTCCGCGCGCTGGCCGACCACTCGGGGACGCGACTGCTCGCGCTGGTCGCCCGCGAGGGGACCGAGCCGGTCGGCGCGTTCCCCCTGTTCGTCGGGTCGCTCGGCCCCTTCACGACGGTTGTCTCGCCGCCGACGAGCCTCGAAGTCCCGGCGCTCGGGCCGCTCCGCCTCGACCACGTCGACTGCTCGCAGCGGAAGGCCGAACACCGCAACCGCGCACTCGTCGAGTCGTCGCTCGACTGGGTCGACGAGCGCGTCGACCCGGACTTGCTGGACGTTCGGGCCGTCGACCGCTACGTCGACACCCGCCCGTTCGACTGGCTCGGGTTCGACGTCGAACCGTCCTACACGTACGTCGTCGACCTCGACCCGGGCGTCGACGCGCTGTGGTCGGCCGCCAGCGGCGACCTCCGGACGAACGTCCGCAGCGCCGACGAGGTCGCCCACGAGGTGCGCGTCGGCGGGCGCGAGGACGTCCAGCGCGTCGTCGAGCAGGTCGCCCGCCGCTTCGAACGACAGGGACTGTCCTACGGGCTGAGCGTCGAGGCGGCACTCGACCTCGGGGACGCGCTCCCCGAGGGCTGTCTCACGCCCTACGTCTGCACCGTCGAGGGGGAGTTCGCGGGCGGCCTGCTGACCGTCCGGTACGGCGACACGGTCGCCGCGTGGCAGGGCGGGGCGCGCCCGGACGTCGACGTCCCGGTCAACGACGTCCTCGACTGGCACTGTCTCGAGGAAGCGGTCGCCGACGGCTACGACCGCTACGAACTCGTCGGCGCGATGGAACCGCACCTCTGCGAGTACAAGGCGAAGTTCGGCCCGCGGCCGGCGGTCGTCCCCCTCGTCCGCCGGACGTCGCGGCGGTTCGAGGCCGCCGCGTCGGTGTACGACCACCTCCCGCGGGGCCTCCGCGCCGTGGTCTGA
- a CDS encoding GNAT family N-acetyltransferase — translation MSIRVEAAGPGARRRWDDWVARAAAAMPLHYLGPLRVLERATGATLYPLVGYRGEEPVGLFPAFVTRRGPLAHVTSPPEGHGVAALGPVLLPGGTTKQRTREHRHREFVGGCLDWLDDHVSPDAVTVRTTTGYDDVRPFVWAGFEATLDYTYLLDIDRDDEALLGGMSRSLRRTLRDADEFDCEIHEGGRPAARRIVRHAVERYADLGEPYYGASPSLVADLYRAAPAGSVRAYACTVDGRVEGGLVTFEHDETVTWWQGGAKPAVSIPVNDLVTWHVVRDARDRGYTRYDLFGAGSPRTADYKSQFGPRIDRVFNLRRTSGPYRAAEELYGRVPTRALGVVGW, via the coding sequence ATGAGCATCCGCGTCGAAGCGGCCGGCCCGGGAGCGCGCCGTCGGTGGGACGACTGGGTCGCGCGCGCCGCCGCCGCCATGCCGCTTCACTACCTCGGGCCGCTGCGGGTGCTCGAACGCGCCACCGGAGCGACCCTCTACCCGCTCGTCGGCTACCGCGGCGAGGAACCCGTCGGGCTCTTCCCGGCGTTCGTCACCCGTCGCGGGCCACTCGCGCACGTCACCTCGCCACCGGAAGGGCACGGCGTCGCGGCGCTCGGTCCGGTGCTGCTCCCCGGCGGGACGACCAAACAGCGCACCCGCGAGCACCGACACCGAGAGTTCGTCGGTGGGTGTCTCGACTGGCTCGACGACCACGTCTCACCCGACGCGGTGACCGTCCGGACGACGACGGGGTACGACGACGTTCGGCCGTTCGTCTGGGCGGGGTTCGAGGCGACACTCGACTACACCTACCTGCTCGACATCGACCGGGACGACGAGGCGCTGCTCGGGGGGATGAGCCGGAGCCTCCGGCGGACCCTGCGCGACGCCGACGAGTTCGACTGCGAGATACACGAAGGGGGGCGACCCGCCGCGAGGCGCATCGTGCGACACGCCGTCGAGCGCTACGCCGACCTCGGGGAGCCGTACTACGGCGCGTCCCCGTCGCTGGTGGCGGACCTCTACCGGGCGGCGCCGGCGGGGAGCGTCCGGGCCTACGCCTGCACGGTCGACGGGCGGGTCGAGGGAGGCCTCGTGACGTTCGAACACGACGAGACGGTCACCTGGTGGCAGGGCGGCGCGAAGCCGGCCGTCTCCATCCCCGTCAACGACCTCGTCACCTGGCACGTCGTCCGGGACGCCCGCGACCGCGGCTACACGCGCTACGACCTCTTCGGCGCGGGTTCGCCCCGCACCGCCGACTACAAGTCGCAGTTCGGGCCGCGAATCGACCGGGTGTTCAACCTCCGGCGGACGAGCGGACCGTACCGCGCGGCCGAGGAACTGTACGGTCGCGTCCCGACCCGGGCGCTCGGGGTGGTCGGATGGTAG
- a CDS encoding right-handed parallel beta-helix repeat-containing protein — protein MTSSRRSFLLATATVAGTAALAGCGALDGERDSGPEETTPDVRLAALDDGRVRVERGDETSVVDEPHAAVLRDALEASASGSGRPTVALRGRFTLEETVGLPAGLTFDLTGATLAVEGSYDLLSVREVSDVTVLGGTLDGGDQREGERFRAVLAVNRAERLTVAGTTVRNGGYYGLNLYESNDCLLYDVDASDNVRHGIHPGTDTADWGTGNRLVACVCTGNGVDGINDRGTTVPDGVVRNEYLRCTCRDNGENGLTLDGGEASAATVEHVVADQTATDNGRAGIFLKDARAVVVDPTLSDNGGEALQVAAGGDLDLERTAD, from the coding sequence ATGACCTCGTCGAGGCGGTCGTTCCTGCTCGCGACGGCGACGGTGGCGGGGACGGCGGCGCTCGCCGGCTGTGGCGCGCTCGACGGCGAGCGCGACAGCGGCCCCGAGGAGACGACGCCGGACGTCCGGCTCGCCGCGCTCGACGACGGCCGCGTCCGCGTCGAGCGCGGCGACGAGACGTCCGTCGTCGACGAACCCCACGCCGCGGTGTTGCGCGACGCGCTCGAGGCGAGCGCGTCGGGAAGTGGACGCCCGACGGTCGCGCTCCGCGGACGGTTCACCCTCGAGGAGACGGTGGGACTCCCCGCGGGCCTCACCTTCGACCTGACGGGGGCGACGCTCGCAGTCGAGGGGAGCTACGACCTGCTCTCGGTGCGCGAGGTGTCGGACGTGACGGTCCTCGGGGGGACCCTCGACGGCGGCGACCAGCGCGAGGGCGAACGGTTCCGCGCCGTCCTCGCGGTCAACCGGGCCGAGCGACTCACCGTCGCCGGCACGACGGTCAGGAACGGCGGCTACTACGGGCTCAACCTCTACGAGTCGAACGACTGCCTCCTCTACGACGTCGACGCCAGCGACAACGTCCGCCACGGTATCCACCCCGGGACCGACACCGCCGACTGGGGGACCGGCAACCGCCTCGTGGCCTGTGTCTGTACCGGAAACGGCGTCGACGGCATCAACGACCGCGGCACGACGGTCCCCGACGGCGTCGTGCGCAACGAGTACCTGCGCTGTACCTGCCGGGACAACGGCGAGAACGGCCTCACGCTCGACGGCGGCGAGGCCAGCGCCGCGACCGTCGAACACGTCGTCGCCGACCAGACGGCGACCGACAACGGCCGGGCCGGCATCTTCCTGAAGGACGCCCGCGCGGTCGTCGTCGACCCGACGCTCTCCGACAACGGCGGCGAGGCGCTCCAGGTCGCCGCGGGCGGCGACCTCGACCTCGAACGCACCGCCGACTGA
- a CDS encoding polysaccharide lyase has protein sequence MSRDTRRTDDTIHDAELSRRSYLAVGGGALAAFFEVFGDDWVGRVEAAEDEEDAAENTTDVEPEGAENETTEEDEGEPVSEEPADADLVVPFDGSGYADSFTETYRTDSNAIVDDGDASGGSALRVTLQQGSHYGTDMRYRFADEQGSEPTAIRVSYDVLVEEGFEATGDGGKLPGPAGTYDSAGWGGRPATGSDGWSARMSFYPTGDASAPIDLSYYTYHADMSGQYGDWMAWDEGGSTARLQAGTWHRIEQYVELNTPGQNDGVLRGWVDGDLAFERTDLRFRDTEDIAVEDYWFNVYHGGGETAPSDSSIRFDDLRITVESE, from the coding sequence CGCCTTCTTCGAGGTCTTCGGCGACGACTGGGTCGGCCGGGTCGAGGCGGCGGAGGACGAGGAGGACGCCGCCGAGAACACGACCGACGTGGAACCGGAGGGGGCAGAAAACGAGACGACCGAGGAGGACGAAGGGGAACCCGTGTCCGAGGAGCCGGCGGACGCGGACCTGGTCGTTCCATTCGACGGGAGCGGCTACGCCGACTCGTTCACGGAGACCTACCGGACCGACTCGAACGCCATCGTCGACGACGGCGACGCCTCCGGCGGGAGCGCTCTCCGGGTGACGCTCCAGCAGGGGAGTCACTACGGGACGGACATGCGGTATCGCTTCGCCGACGAGCAGGGGAGCGAACCGACGGCCATCCGCGTCTCCTACGACGTCCTCGTCGAGGAGGGCTTCGAGGCGACCGGCGACGGGGGGAAGCTCCCCGGTCCCGCCGGCACCTACGACAGCGCCGGCTGGGGCGGGCGCCCCGCGACCGGGAGCGACGGCTGGTCCGCCCGGATGTCGTTCTACCCGACGGGCGACGCGAGCGCCCCCATCGACCTCTCGTACTACACCTACCACGCCGACATGAGCGGTCAGTACGGCGACTGGATGGCGTGGGACGAGGGGGGGAGCACCGCCCGCCTCCAGGCGGGCACCTGGCACCGCATCGAGCAGTACGTCGAGTTGAACACGCCCGGCCAGAACGACGGCGTCCTGCGCGGGTGGGTCGACGGCGACCTGGCGTTCGAGCGCACCGACCTGCGCTTTCGCGACACCGAGGACATCGCCGTCGAGGACTACTGGTTCAACGTCTACCACGGCGGCGGCGAGACCGCCCCGAGCGACAGTTCCATCCGCTTCGACGACCTCCGAATCACCGTCGAGAGCGAGTAA